In one Lycium barbarum isolate Lr01 chromosome 7, ASM1917538v2, whole genome shotgun sequence genomic region, the following are encoded:
- the LOC132604276 gene encoding probable WRKY transcription factor 11 — protein MALKMMGYSKMNEQLAIQEAASAGLKSMDHLIQLVSHQQQEKNPVQLGEITDFTVSKFKNVISMLDRTGHARFRRGPVHVPVQAPVHPDSFTSLSLSPYVPTAKETVPPPVAAAQQTVVAPRQQTGLTLDFTKPSVDRQSSAAAAAVKPKLFEAGVSMATTSTTTNSSSFMSSITGEGSVSNGKQGLVLQAVPAGKPPIAGKRCREHEHYEGVSSKISGSAKCHCKKRKSRVKKVVRLPAVSSRIADIPGDEFSWRKYGQKPIKGSAYPRGYYKCSSVRGCPARKHVERAMDDPAMLIVTYEGEHRHTQVAMQENNSQMVTFGSTEERKE, from the exons ATGGCATTAAAAATGATGGGTTATTCAAAAATGAATGAGCAATTAGCTATACAAGAGGCTGCTTCAGCTGGTTTAAAATCAATGGATCATTTAATCCAGTTGGTTTCTCATCAACAACAAGAGAAAAACCCGGTTCAGCTTGGTGAGATAACTGATTTTACTGTTTCGAAGTTTAAGAATGTTATTTCTATGTTGGACCGAACCGGTCATGCCCGGTTCAGACGTGGTCCTGTTCATGTTCCGGTTCAGGCTCCGGTTCATCCTGATTCTTTTACTTCCTTATCTCTATCGCCGTATGTTCCTACGGCGAAAGAGACAGTACCTCCTCCTGTTGCGGCGGCGCAACAGACAGTTGTTGCGCCGCGGCAGCAGACAGGGTTGACGCTTGACTTTACGAAGCCAAGCGTTGACCGTCAATCtagtgctgctgctgctgctgtgaAACCGAAGCTTTTTGAAGCTGGTGTTTCGATGGCGACAACTTCCACGACGACGAATTCGTCGTCGTTTATGTCGTCGATTACTGGTGAAGGAAGTGTATCGAATGGTAAGCAAGGTTTGGTGCTTCAGGCTGTTCCCGCTGGGAAACCCCCAATCGCCGGTAAAAGATGCCGTGAGCACGAACACTATGAAGGTGTCTCCAGCAAAATCTCCGGCTCCGCCAAGTGTCACTGCAAAAAGAG GAAATCTCGTGTTAAGAAAGTGGTAAGACTCCCAGCGGTAAGTTCAAGAATCGCAGATATACCAGGAGATGAGTTTTCATGGAGAAAGTATGGTCAAAAGCCAATCAAAGGTTCTGCATACCCACG GGGTTATTACAAGTGTAGCAGTGTACGAGGATGTCCAGCTAGGAAACATGTGGAAAGGGCAATGGATGATCCTGCGATGTTGATTGTGACTTATGAAGGGGAACATCGTCATACGCAAGTCGCGATGCAGgagaacaattctcaaatggtgacttttggGTCAACGGAAGAGAGGAAGGAGTGA